A single Actinomadura algeriensis DNA region contains:
- a CDS encoding alpha-1,4-glucan--maltose-1-phosphate maltosyltransferase has translation MQVKLEAELGRVPILDVEPVVGCGRWPAKAVVGETFEVSATVFREGHEMLGAAVVLRTPDGEECPPMRMREVAPGGDRWAAPVTPTETGLWSFRVEAWGDPIAHWWHDARIKIPRGQDVELMLAEGVRLFERAARDVPSKDRRTLTRLAKLMSDDDVEPVDRMEAAANPNVRDVLERHPLRDLLTAGEWFPLIVHRERALYGAWYEFFPRSEGASFDPMGRRPPMSGTFRTATSRLPAIADMGFDVVYLPPVHPIGTTERKGPNNTLDAGPHDPGSPWAIGSPHGGHDAIHPDLGTIDDFDAFVAHAHAHGLEVALDLALQCSPDHPWVRDHPEWFTTRADGTIAHAENPPKKYQDIHPLNFDNDPDGLYDEVKRVVRHWMDHGVRIFRVDNPHTKPVPFWERLLADIATTDPDVLFLAEAFTRPAMMHTLGKIGFHQSYTYFTWRNSADELRDYFTELAGPTAPYMRPNCFTNTPDILNEYLQHGGRAAFEIRAILAALLSPTWGVYSGYELCENTPVRPGSEEYRDSEKYQYRPRDWDAAATAGTTIAPLITRLNTLRNAHPALQWLRNLHFHHVDQPELLAFSKRRLDDTVLAIVNLNPHHAREATVHLDLPALGLPDHPEHPFTAVDELDGTAYTWHKSNYVHLDPRTRPAHVLAIRAGGDRGTAPSEPDAGKPRAGGS, from the coding sequence ATGCAGGTGAAGCTGGAGGCCGAACTGGGGCGCGTCCCGATCCTGGACGTCGAGCCGGTGGTGGGCTGCGGCCGGTGGCCCGCCAAGGCCGTCGTGGGCGAGACCTTCGAGGTCTCGGCGACGGTGTTCCGCGAGGGGCACGAGATGCTCGGCGCGGCGGTCGTCCTGCGGACCCCGGACGGCGAGGAGTGCCCGCCGATGCGGATGCGGGAGGTCGCCCCGGGCGGCGACCGGTGGGCGGCGCCGGTCACCCCGACCGAGACGGGCCTGTGGTCGTTCCGGGTGGAGGCGTGGGGCGACCCGATCGCGCACTGGTGGCACGACGCGCGGATCAAGATCCCGCGCGGCCAGGACGTCGAACTGATGCTCGCCGAGGGCGTGCGGCTGTTCGAGCGGGCCGCGCGGGACGTCCCGTCCAAGGACCGGCGGACGCTGACGCGGCTGGCGAAGCTGATGTCGGACGACGATGTGGAGCCGGTGGACCGCATGGAGGCCGCCGCGAACCCGAACGTCCGGGACGTCCTGGAGCGGCACCCGCTGCGCGACCTGCTCACGGCGGGCGAGTGGTTCCCGCTCATCGTGCACCGGGAACGGGCGCTGTACGGGGCGTGGTACGAGTTCTTCCCCCGCTCCGAAGGCGCGAGCTTCGACCCCATGGGCCGCCGCCCGCCCATGTCCGGCACCTTCCGCACCGCCACCAGCCGCCTCCCCGCGATCGCCGACATGGGCTTCGACGTCGTCTACCTCCCACCCGTCCACCCCATCGGCACCACCGAACGCAAAGGCCCCAACAACACCCTGGACGCCGGCCCCCACGACCCCGGATCCCCCTGGGCCATCGGCTCCCCCCACGGCGGCCACGACGCCATCCACCCCGACCTGGGAACCATCGACGACTTCGACGCCTTCGTCGCCCACGCCCACGCACACGGCCTCGAAGTCGCACTCGACCTGGCCCTGCAATGCTCCCCCGACCACCCCTGGGTACGCGACCACCCCGAATGGTTCACCACCCGCGCCGACGGCACCATCGCCCACGCCGAGAACCCGCCGAAGAAATACCAGGACATCCACCCCCTGAACTTCGACAACGACCCCGACGGCCTCTACGACGAGGTCAAACGCGTGGTACGGCACTGGATGGACCACGGAGTACGGATCTTCCGCGTCGACAACCCCCACACCAAACCCGTCCCGTTCTGGGAACGGCTCCTGGCCGACATCGCCACCACCGACCCCGACGTGCTCTTCCTCGCCGAAGCCTTCACCCGCCCCGCCATGATGCACACCCTGGGCAAAATCGGCTTCCACCAGTCCTACACCTACTTCACCTGGCGCAACTCCGCCGACGAACTCCGCGACTACTTCACCGAACTCGCCGGACCCACCGCCCCCTACATGCGCCCCAACTGCTTCACCAACACCCCCGACATCCTCAACGAATACCTCCAGCACGGCGGACGCGCCGCATTCGAAATCCGCGCGATCCTCGCCGCGCTGCTGTCCCCCACCTGGGGCGTCTACTCCGGCTACGAACTGTGCGAGAACACCCCCGTCCGCCCCGGCAGCGAGGAATACCGCGACTCGGAGAAATACCAGTACCGCCCCCGCGACTGGGACGCCGCCGCCACCGCCGGCACCACCATCGCCCCCCTCATCACCCGCCTCAACACCCTGCGCAACGCCCACCCCGCCCTGCAATGGCTGCGCAACCTGCACTTCCACCACGTCGACCAGCCCGAACTGCTCGCCTTCTCCAAACGCCGCCTCGACGACACCGTCCTGGCGATCGTCAACCTCAACCCCCACCACGCCCGCGAAGCCACCGTCCACCTCGACCTGCCCGCCCTCGGCCTCCCCGACCACCCCGAACACCCCTTCACCGCCGTCGACGAACTCGACGGCACCGCCTACACCTGGCACAAGTCCAACTACGTCCACCTCGACCCGAGGACGAGGCCCGCGCACGTCCTGGCGATCCGGGCGGGCGGGGACCGCGGGACGGCACCGTCCGAGCCGGACGCCGGAAAGCCGCGGGCCGGCGGAAGCTGA
- a CDS encoding STAS domain-containing protein, whose amino-acid sequence MKDTIVPGLRMETRRGFRVLSLPAQISWQNYAGIREGVSRALSLAAAGAGRGERGRGAGVVVDFGDAVLLDAAGLVLLARAETRAKLLGCELRAVVADASAPVRRVLDVTGLGRLVPIFPDVASATAAPPARRRTGPADTADVLDAIRALHPGDAALTPAPSAPSELTITTAAAADGDHTVVHLSGVLDQLTVPRLGETLTSLVEGDMRHLMLRMSARLGLRCDPLPILLGIRWRVAAEGGCLSLLEQPAKLREIIDREGLGSVFTACRTTAPAV is encoded by the coding sequence ATGAAGGACACGATCGTGCCGGGCCTGCGCATGGAGACCCGGCGAGGCTTCAGGGTGCTGAGCCTCCCCGCGCAGATCAGCTGGCAGAACTACGCGGGGATCCGGGAGGGCGTCAGCCGCGCCCTGTCCCTGGCCGCCGCGGGCGCCGGACGCGGCGAGCGGGGCCGGGGCGCGGGAGTCGTCGTCGACTTCGGCGACGCCGTGCTGCTCGACGCCGCCGGCCTGGTCCTGCTGGCCCGCGCCGAGACCCGCGCGAAGCTGCTCGGCTGCGAACTGCGGGCGGTGGTCGCGGACGCGTCCGCACCGGTGCGGCGCGTGCTGGACGTCACCGGGCTGGGACGCCTCGTCCCGATCTTCCCCGACGTCGCGTCGGCCACGGCCGCGCCGCCGGCCCGCCGCCGCACCGGACCGGCCGACACCGCGGACGTCCTGGACGCCATCCGCGCCCTGCACCCGGGGGACGCGGCCCTGACTCCGGCGCCGTCCGCGCCGTCCGAGCTGACGATCACCACGGCCGCCGCGGCGGACGGCGACCACACGGTCGTCCACCTGTCCGGGGTGCTCGACCAGCTGACCGTCCCGCGGCTCGGGGAGACGCTGACCTCGCTGGTCGAGGGCGACATGCGGCATCTCATGCTGCGGATGAGCGCCCGGCTCGGGCTGCGCTGCGACCCGCTGCCGATCCTGCTCGGCATCCGCTGGCGGGTCGCCGCCGAGGGCGGCTGCCTGTCGCTGCTGGAACAGCCGGCCAAGCTCCGCGAGATCATCGACCGGGAGGGGCTGGGCTCGGTGTTCACCGCCTGCCGCACTACCGCACCGGCGGTGTAG
- the treS gene encoding maltose alpha-D-glucosyltransferase has product MHVRPQNSSGGASGRSEAPGPAERARRDEPDPASGPASTAASTPASGPVTGPSTGPVPDTFDEDAPRVPHWFKTAVFYEVSVRGFADSNNDGYGDLRGLISKLDHLQWLGIDCLWLLPIYQSPLKDGGYDIADYTAILPDFGELGDFVELIEQAHARGIRVIADLVMNHTSDQHPWFQASRTDPDGPYGDFYVWHDDDEKYPDARIIFVDTEQSNWTYDPVRGQYYWHRFFSHQPDLNYDNPDVQDAMLENLRFWLDLGIDGFRLDAVPYLYEREGTNCENLPETHAYLKRVRAEVDRLYPDRVLLAEANQWPADVVEYFGDPVTGGDECHMAFHFPVMPRIFMAVRREQRYPISEIMAQTPKIPENCQWGIFLRNHDELTLEMVTDEERDYMYAEYAKDPRMKANIGIRRRLAPLLDNDRNQLELFTALLLSLPGSPVLYYGDEIGMGDNIWLGDRDAVRTPMQWTSDRNGGFSQCDPARLYLPVIMDPIYGYQAVNVEAQHDNPGSLLHWTRKMIEIRQRHPVFGVGSYVELSSSNPSVLAFTREITEDESPWGEMDTVLCVGNLSRFPQPVELDMRRFEGHSPVECMGGVQFPAIGELPYLLTLPGHGFYWFQLDPPENAESERGR; this is encoded by the coding sequence ATGCACGTTCGGCCACAGAACAGCAGCGGCGGCGCGTCCGGCCGGAGCGAGGCTCCCGGGCCGGCGGAGCGGGCGCGCCGGGACGAGCCGGACCCCGCGTCCGGGCCGGCCTCGACCGCGGCGTCCACCCCGGCGTCCGGGCCGGTCACGGGGCCGTCCACCGGACCCGTCCCCGACACGTTCGACGAGGACGCGCCGCGCGTTCCGCACTGGTTCAAGACGGCCGTGTTCTACGAGGTGTCGGTGCGCGGGTTCGCCGACTCCAACAACGACGGCTACGGCGACCTGCGGGGGCTCATCTCCAAGCTCGACCATCTGCAGTGGCTCGGCATCGACTGCCTGTGGCTGCTGCCCATCTACCAGTCGCCGCTCAAGGACGGCGGGTACGACATCGCCGACTACACCGCGATCCTCCCCGACTTCGGCGAGCTGGGCGACTTCGTCGAGCTGATCGAGCAGGCGCACGCACGCGGGATCCGGGTGATCGCGGACCTGGTGATGAACCACACGTCCGATCAGCATCCGTGGTTCCAGGCGTCCCGCACCGATCCGGACGGTCCGTACGGCGACTTCTACGTGTGGCACGACGACGACGAGAAGTACCCGGACGCCCGCATCATCTTCGTCGACACCGAGCAGTCGAACTGGACGTACGACCCGGTGCGCGGTCAGTACTACTGGCACCGGTTCTTCTCGCACCAGCCCGACCTGAACTACGACAACCCCGACGTCCAGGACGCGATGCTGGAGAACCTGCGGTTCTGGCTCGACCTGGGCATCGACGGGTTCCGCCTCGACGCCGTCCCGTACCTGTACGAGCGCGAGGGGACGAACTGCGAGAACCTTCCCGAGACGCACGCGTACCTCAAGCGCGTCCGGGCCGAGGTCGACCGGCTCTACCCCGACCGGGTCCTGCTCGCCGAGGCCAACCAGTGGCCCGCGGACGTCGTGGAGTACTTCGGCGACCCCGTCACCGGGGGCGACGAATGCCACATGGCGTTCCATTTTCCCGTCATGCCGCGCATCTTCATGGCCGTCCGACGCGAGCAGCGGTATCCGATTTCGGAGATCATGGCGCAAACCCCGAAAATCCCCGAGAACTGCCAGTGGGGCATCTTCCTGCGCAATCACGACGAGCTGACCCTGGAGATGGTCACCGACGAAGAGCGCGACTACATGTACGCCGAGTACGCGAAGGACCCGCGCATGAAGGCGAACATCGGCATCCGCCGCCGGCTCGCGCCCCTCCTCGACAACGACCGCAACCAGCTGGAGCTGTTCACCGCACTGCTCCTCAGCCTGCCCGGCTCGCCCGTCCTGTACTACGGCGACGAGATCGGCATGGGCGACAACATCTGGCTCGGCGACCGCGACGCCGTCCGCACGCCGATGCAGTGGACGTCCGACCGCAACGGCGGATTCTCCCAATGCGACCCGGCACGCCTCTACCTGCCGGTGATCATGGACCCGATCTACGGCTACCAGGCGGTCAACGTCGAGGCGCAGCACGACAACCCCGGCTCGCTGCTCCACTGGACGCGCAAGATGATCGAGATCCGGCAGCGGCACCCGGTGTTCGGCGTCGGCTCCTACGTCGAGCTGTCGTCGTCGAACCCGTCCGTGCTCGCCTTCACGCGGGAGATCACCGAGGACGAGAGCCCGTGGGGCGAGATGGACACCGTCCTGTGCGTCGGCAACCTGTCGCGGTTCCCGCAGCCGGTCGAGCTCGACATGCGCCGGTTCGAGGGCCACTCCCCCGTCGAGTGCATGGGCGGCGTGCAGTTCCCGGCCATCGGCGAGCTGCCGTACCTGCTGACGCTGCCCGGCCACGGCTTCTACTGGTTCCAGCTCGACCCGCCGGAGAACGCGGAGTCGGAGCGTGGCCGGTGA
- a CDS encoding maltokinase N-terminal cap-like domain-containing protein, whose product MTVLPPDSVLIRSIAAWLPRQRWFGGKDGRRIDDLSIGTATELRPGDPGLHHLTLDVTQDGVTDRYQVLLGVRRDLPGRLRHAEIGVLSDGRDEPKARLYDAAFDPDLTRTLLADLADGAAAGPLRFHRMPGARIRTDLASLPITGEQSNTSLLFGDAYICKLFRRLSRGVNLDLEVNLALTRNGCAHVPAVLGWIELAPGPLDGDAEPVTLGLLSDYLHTGADGWSLAIASVRDWYAHTRAPGEDEWAELDASAAGGDFAAEAERLGTATAQVHGALADAFGVRTVPACEVRAMAARMNDELTATCRAVPDLAPHAKALTAAFVELAALADPLPVQRVHGDYHLGQVLRTESGWTLLDFEGEPARSQDERRALAHPLRDVAGMLRSFEYAARFLITKPGSVPPESRPRLETRAQAWAARNRAAFCRGYAAAGGPDPAAHAALLRAFEFEKAVYEVRYEARHRPAWLPVPLGSLAHLTA is encoded by the coding sequence GTGACCGTGCTGCCGCCCGACTCGGTCCTCATCCGGAGCATCGCGGCGTGGCTGCCGCGGCAGCGGTGGTTCGGCGGCAAGGACGGCCGCCGCATCGACGATCTGTCGATCGGCACCGCCACCGAACTGCGTCCGGGCGACCCGGGCCTGCACCACCTCACCCTCGACGTCACCCAGGACGGCGTCACCGACCGCTACCAGGTGCTGCTCGGTGTCCGCCGGGACCTGCCCGGACGGCTGCGGCACGCCGAGATCGGCGTGCTCTCCGACGGACGGGACGAGCCGAAGGCGCGGCTGTACGACGCCGCGTTCGACCCCGACCTGACCCGCACGCTGCTGGCCGACCTGGCGGACGGCGCGGCGGCCGGGCCGCTGCGGTTCCACCGCATGCCCGGCGCCCGCATCCGCACCGACCTTGCGAGCCTGCCCATCACCGGCGAGCAGAGCAACACCTCGCTGCTGTTCGGCGACGCCTACATCTGCAAGCTGTTCCGGCGGCTCAGCCGGGGCGTCAACCTCGACCTGGAGGTCAACCTCGCGCTGACCCGTAACGGCTGCGCGCACGTCCCGGCCGTCCTCGGCTGGATCGAGCTGGCGCCGGGGCCGCTCGACGGCGACGCGGAGCCCGTCACGCTCGGGCTGCTGTCGGACTACCTGCACACCGGCGCGGACGGCTGGAGCCTCGCGATCGCGAGCGTCCGCGACTGGTACGCGCACACGCGCGCGCCCGGCGAGGACGAGTGGGCGGAGCTGGACGCGAGCGCCGCCGGGGGCGACTTCGCGGCGGAGGCCGAACGGCTCGGCACGGCGACGGCGCAGGTGCACGGGGCGCTGGCGGACGCGTTCGGGGTGCGGACCGTCCCGGCGTGCGAGGTGCGCGCGATGGCGGCGCGGATGAACGACGAGCTGACGGCCACGTGCCGCGCCGTCCCCGACCTCGCCCCGCACGCGAAGGCGCTCACCGCGGCGTTCGTCGAGCTGGCCGCGCTGGCCGATCCGCTGCCCGTCCAGCGGGTGCACGGCGACTACCACCTGGGGCAGGTGCTGCGCACCGAGTCGGGCTGGACGCTGCTGGACTTCGAGGGCGAGCCGGCCCGGTCGCAGGACGAGCGGCGCGCGCTCGCCCATCCGCTGCGGGACGTCGCGGGGATGCTGCGGTCGTTCGAGTACGCGGCGCGGTTCCTCATCACCAAGCCCGGGAGCGTCCCGCCGGAGTCGCGGCCGCGGCTGGAGACGCGCGCGCAGGCGTGGGCGGCGCGCAACCGGGCGGCGTTCTGCCGCGGGTACGCGGCGGCGGGCGGCCCCGACCCGGCCGCGCACGCGGCGCTGCTGCGCGCGTTCGAGTTCGAGAAGGCCGTCTACGAGGTGCGGTACGAGGCGCGGCACCGGCCCGCGTGGCTGCCGGTTCCGCTGGGTTCGCTCGCCCATCTGACTGCTTGA
- a CDS encoding NlpC/P60 family protein has product MAAGSAGFARPSDCLIKRHRSGPLIRRHDHAKSARSPNSTAINGYPNRRRQDQPVIGTGGERKRRARMFIARHDDRGTGWNRVRSDRIDTGRVRNAGSAIRKQGGRTAVAMTAAGLALTVPFGGVAAAELNQSVLNRLNLDAKTTAKVKAYDEYRTKQEDQEKKAREAVRFAKKQLGKPYRWGAEGPNAYDCSGLVMAAWREAGIELPRVTYAQYRKVDRKVKLKNLKPGDLVFFRNRGHVGMYVGNDRYLHAPNSNSRVRINKLTKRREKQFAGAVRPGAPEKREWSPQIRDLAEKIDRLSEKPADAPPDKRRTPDTPHTEKNAPHDSPKPPIGSPAGEARPAEPPARPGKPNQHAPAQNPPSEHHSGKMAAKPAGARHWPIRPAGYDTWTDFAHPDVPMTAPGHRPH; this is encoded by the coding sequence GTGGCTGCCGGTTCCGCTGGGTTCGCTCGCCCATCTGACTGCTTGATCAAAAGACACCGATCGGGTCCGCTAATTCGCCGCCATGATCATGCAAAATCGGCTCGCTCGCCCAATTCGACCGCGATCAACGGGTACCCGAACCGTCGCAGGCAAGATCAGCCGGTCATCGGGACCGGCGGCGAACGAAAACGGAGAGCTCGAATGTTCATCGCACGTCACGATGATCGGGGAACCGGCTGGAACCGGGTCCGTTCCGACCGGATCGACACCGGCCGGGTCCGCAATGCCGGTTCGGCCATTCGAAAACAGGGCGGCCGGACCGCCGTCGCCATGACCGCCGCCGGACTGGCCCTCACCGTCCCGTTCGGCGGGGTCGCGGCGGCGGAGCTGAACCAGTCCGTCCTGAACCGGCTGAACCTCGACGCGAAGACGACCGCGAAGGTCAAGGCGTACGACGAGTACCGGACGAAGCAGGAAGATCAGGAGAAGAAGGCGCGCGAGGCCGTCCGCTTCGCGAAGAAGCAGCTCGGCAAGCCGTACCGGTGGGGCGCCGAGGGCCCGAACGCCTATGACTGTTCCGGCCTGGTGATGGCCGCCTGGCGGGAGGCCGGGATCGAGCTTCCGCGCGTCACTTACGCGCAGTACCGCAAGGTCGACCGTAAGGTGAAGCTGAAGAATCTCAAACCCGGGGACCTCGTCTTCTTCCGAAATCGCGGCCACGTCGGGATGTATGTCGGAAACGACCGATATCTACATGCCCCGAACTCGAACTCGCGGGTGCGGATCAACAAGCTCACCAAGCGGCGCGAGAAACAGTTCGCCGGAGCAGTGAGACCCGGGGCGCCGGAAAAGCGAGAATGGTCACCGCAGATCCGGGACCTCGCCGAGAAGATCGACCGGCTGAGCGAAAAGCCGGCCGACGCCCCGCCCGATAAGAGGCGGACCCCCGACACTCCGCACACCGAGAAGAACGCACCCCACGACTCCCCCAAGCCCCCGATCGGCTCGCCCGCCGGCGAAGCGCGTCCAGCGGAACCGCCCGCGCGGCCAGGAAAGCCGAACCAGCACGCTCCGGCGCAGAACCCGCCGTCCGAGCACCACTCCGGCAAGATGGCCGCGAAGCCCGCGGGCGCCCGCCACTGGCCGATCCGGCCCGCCGGCTACGACACCTGGACCGACTTCGCGCACCCCGACGTGCCGATGACCGCGCCGGGACACCGGCCGCACTAG